A region of the Cupriavidus taiwanensis genome:
TGTTCTGGCTCACCCCCGGCCATGCCAGCGAGCCCGGCACCTGGTACGCCGGCACCTCGCCGCAGGGCCTGTTCCGCAGTGCCGACCATGGCGCGACCTGGGAACCGGTGCGCGGCTTCAACGATCATCCGATGTGGCGCGCCTGGACCGGCGGCGAGCAGGACGGCACCCCCGACGGTCCCAAGCTGCATTCCGTGCTGGTCGATCCGCGCGATGCGCGCCACCTGTATATCGGCATGTCCAGCGGCGGCGTGTTCGAGAGCACCGACGCCGGCGCCGACTGGAAGCCGCTGAACCGCGGCAGCATCGCCAATTTCCTGCCCGACCCCAACCCGGAATACGGCCAGGACCCGCACTGCATGCTGCAGCATCCCGCCAACCCGGACATCCTGTACCAGCAGAACCATTGCGGCATCTACCGGATGGACCGCCGCGAAGGCGTGTGGAAGCGGATCGGCGAGGCGATGCCGGCGGAGGTCGGCGACATCGGCTTCCCGATCGTGGCGCACCGCCGCGACCCGCGCACGGTGTGGGTGTTCCCGATGGATGGCAGCGACGTGTGGCCGCGCGTGAGCCCGGGCGGCCGGCCCGCCGCCTATGTCACGCGCGATGGCGGCGAGACCTGGCAGCGCCAGGACCGCGGCCTGCCCGCCGAACAGGGCTGGTTCACGGTCAAGCGGCAGGCCATGGCCACCGACGGCCATGCTCCGGTGGGCGTGTACTTCGGCACCACCGGCGGCGAGCTGTGGGCCAGCGCGGACGAAGGCGAGGCCTGGCAATGCATCGCCCGCAACCTGCCGCAGATCTACGCGGTCAGCGTGGCACGTCCGGCCTGAGCGCCGGCCGCCGCGCCGGAGGATTTAACATGCAGGTCCGTATCGCGACGCCGCTGTTTTCCTATACCGGACAGCGCGAATATGTCGAGGGCCGCGGCGCCAGCATTGCCGAGCTGCTCGACGACCTTGACCGCCAGTTTCCCGGCATGCGTTTTCGCATCGTCGACGAGCAGGGCAAGCTGCGGCCGTATATCCGCGTCTTCGTCAATCGCGCACAGCTGATGCGGCTGGATGCGCCGTTGCGGGAGACCGACGA
Encoded here:
- a CDS encoding sialidase family protein; its protein translation is MTTSPTPETDTGPVRLLVATTKGAWFLTSDAARRGWQIDGPTFLGHTIHHIVQDPRDPSRLLMAARTGHLGPTVFRSTDGGRNWTEAARPPAFDKVPEGEAGRVVDHVFWLTPGHASEPGTWYAGTSPQGLFRSADHGATWEPVRGFNDHPMWRAWTGGEQDGTPDGPKLHSVLVDPRDARHLYIGMSSGGVFESTDAGADWKPLNRGSIANFLPDPNPEYGQDPHCMLQHPANPDILYQQNHCGIYRMDRREGVWKRIGEAMPAEVGDIGFPIVAHRRDPRTVWVFPMDGSDVWPRVSPGGRPAAYVTRDGGETWQRQDRGLPAEQGWFTVKRQAMATDGHAPVGVYFGTTGGELWASADEGEAWQCIARNLPQIYAVSVARPA
- a CDS encoding MoaD/ThiS family protein, producing the protein MQVRIATPLFSYTGQREYVEGRGASIAELLDDLDRQFPGMRFRIVDEQGKLRPYIRVFVNRAQLMRLDAPLRETDEVHILQALAGG